In Gadus morhua chromosome 2, gadMor3.0, whole genome shotgun sequence, a single window of DNA contains:
- the LOC115560881 gene encoding hemoglobin subunit alpha-2, translated as MSLTPKDKATVKLFWGRMSGKAELIGADALSRMLAVYPQTKTYFSHWKSLSPGSPDVKKHGKTIMMGIGDAVTKMDDLERGLLTLSELHAFKLRVDPTNFKLLSLNILVVMAIMFPDDFTPMAHLAVDKFLCALALALSEKYR; from the exons ATGAGTCTCACACCAAAGGACAAGGCGACCGTCAAGCTCTTCTGGGGCAGGATGTCCGGCAAGGCCGAGCTTATCGGCGCCGATGCTCTTTCAAG gatGCTCGCTGTGTACCCGCAGACCAAGACTTACTTCAGCCACTGGAAGAGCCTCAGCCCTGGTTCCCCTGACGTGAAGAAGCACGGCAAGACCATCATGATGGGCATCGGAGATGCTGTGACCAAGATGGACGACCTGGAAAGGGGTCTTCTCACTCTGAGCGAGCTGCACGCCTTCAAGCTGAGAGTTGACCCCACCAACTTCAAG CTTCTCTCACTCAACATCTTGGTGGTTATGGCTATTATGTTCCCTGATGATTTCACCCCAATGGCTCATTTGGCCGTCGACAAGTTCCTGTGTGCTTTGGCCCTGGCTCTGTCCGAGAAGTACCGATAA
- the LOC115560875 gene encoding hemoglobin subunit beta, whose translation MVEWTEFERDTIKDIFSKIDYDVVGPAALTRCLVVYPWTRRYFGNFGALYNAEAIMGNEMVANHGKKVLHGLDRAVKNMDHIKESYCELSQLHSDQFHVDPDNFRLLADCLAIAIATQWGSAFTPDIQAAFQKFLSVVVFSLGSQYH comes from the exons ATGGTAGAGTGGACAGAATTTGAGCGCGATACAATCAAGGACATCTTCTCTAAAATCGACTATGACGTGGTGGGTCCCGCCGCCCTCACAAG GTGCCTGGTTGTGTACCCGTGGACTCGGAGGTACTTTGGAAACTTCGGGGCCCTCTACAACGCCGAGGCAATCATGGGCAACGAGATGGTGGCAAACCACGGGAAAAAAGTGCTCCACGGACTGGACCGAGCCGTGAAGAACATGGATCACATCAAGGAGAGCTATTGCGAGCTCAGTCAGCTGCACTCCGATCAGTTTCACGTGGACCCTGACAACTTCAGA CTGCTTGCTGACTGCCTTGCAATCGCCATTGCCACCCAGTGGGGCAGTGCATTCACCCCGGACATCCAGGCCGCGTTCCAGAAGTTCTTGTCCGTTGTCGTCTTCTCTTTGGGAAGCCAGTACCACTAG
- the LOC115560866 gene encoding hemoglobin subunit beta-1-like, translated as MVEWTAAERRHVEAVWSKIDIDVCGPLALQRCLIVYPWTQRYFGSFGDLSTDAAIVGNPKVAAHGVVALTGLRTALDHMDEIKSTYAALSVLHSEKLHVDPDNFRLLCECLTIVVAGKMGKKLSPEMQAAWQKYLCAVVSALGRQYH; from the exons ATGGTTGAATGGACAGCTGCTGAGCGGAGGCACGTCGAGGCGGTCTGGAGCAAGATCGACATTGATGTCTGCGGACCACTCGCGTTGCAGAG ATGCCTGATTGTGTATCCGTGGACGCAGCGCTACTTCGGTAGCTTTGGCGACCTGAGCACCGACGCCGCTATTGTGGGAAACCCCAAGGTGGCTGCGCACGGCGTCGTGGCCCTGACCGGCCTGAGGACGGCTCTGGACCACATGGACGAAATCAAGTCCACCTACGCTGCCCTGAGCGTGCTGCACTCCGAGAAACTGCACGTCGACCCCGACAACTTCCGA ctgcTGTGTGAGTGCCTGACCATTGTCGTCGCCGGGAAGATGGGGAAGAAATTGAGCCCGGAGATGCAGGCTGCGTGGCAGAAGTACCTGTGCGCGGTGGTTTCCGCCCTGGGGAGACAGTACCACTAG